From a region of the Sphaeramia orbicularis unplaced genomic scaffold, fSphaOr1.1, whole genome shotgun sequence genome:
- the LOC115416757 gene encoding peroxisomal succinyl-coenzyme A thioesterase-like isoform X2, with the protein MDKKKHCVKLSVQPSRALMDEKFIVLVQNAPPGFQMTIHSLHHSEDGHSWEAFGHYTADATGTVNVSQDHSVGGTYSGVEPMGLLWSLRPVPGSKPHLRFRKMNVQTPMEVTISVYQGHQTVFVDQVQLASVLVERWYMAPGVRRIPVTESNLTATLFLPPGPGPFPGVLDLWGGGGQLVEYRSALLASHGFASLALDYLTPKITLKTGKMVENDYFETAYKFLQQHPQVSGSRIAMMGLSFGTTMTLKMAVYSEVMKLSCAVCISGSHIQPVNATVEEIFIMFDTKSEKTRISEENEVIWHDVVLPVPTDPGMKADVGRLQCPLLLIVGEDDQNWAAPESAQDIKEMMEQAGNSHLLTLLSYANTGHLIEPPYTPHTRASRFKPVGSNDCGSVGWGDGGSFSCSGRRLEEDTGLSAGEFIQQEKLCRYLHVTPVTEI; encoded by the exons ATGGATAAGAAGAAGCACTGTGTGAAGCTGTCGGTCCAGCCCTCCAGAGCACTAATGGATGAGAAGTTCATTGTCCTGGTGCAAAACGCCCCACCTGGTTTCCAGATGACCATCCACTCCCTCCACCACAGTGAAGATGGACACAGCTGGGAGGCATTTGGTCACTACACTGCAGACGCCACTGGAACAGTAAATG TTTCTCAGGATCACAGTGTGGGTGGGACTTATTCTGGTGTGGAACCAATGGGGTTACTGTGGAGCCTCAGACCAGTTCCAGGCAGCAAACCTCACCTCAG GTTTCGGAAGATGAATGTCCAGACTCCTATGGAGGTCACCATCTCAGTGTACCAGGGTCACCAGACTGTATTCGTGGATCAGGTGCAGCTGGCCAGTGTGCTGGTGGAGCGCTGGTACATGGCACCGGGGGTCCGCAGGATCCCTGTCACAGAGTCAAACCTCACTGCCACCCTCTTCCTGCCCCCAG GACCTGGACCTTTCCCTGGAGTCCTGGACCTTTGGGGGGGTGGAGGTCAGCTGGTGGAGTATCGTTCAGCACTGCTGGCCTCTCATGGTTTTGCCTCCCTAGCCCTCGACTACCTGACGCCTAAAATCACCTTGAAAACCGGGAAGATGGTAGAAAACGACTACTTTGAG ACAGCCTACAAATTCCTGCAGCAGCATCCACAGGTCAGCGGCAGCAGGATCGCCATGATGGGTCTTTCTTTCGGTACCACTATGACCCTGAAGATGGCTGTTTACTCCGAAGTCATGAAG CTCAGCTGTGCGGTGTGTATCAGTGGGAGTCATATCCAACCAGTTAATGCAACAGTTGAAGAGATTTTCATAATGTTTGACAC GAAGTCAGAAAAGACGCGCATCAGTGAAGAGAACGAAGTAATCTGGCACGATGTGGTGCTGCCAGTCCCCACCGATCCTGGAATGAAAGCGGAT GTTGGACGTCTGCAGTGCCCTCTACTGTTGATCGTAGGTGAGGACGATCAGAACTGGGCAGCCCCTGAATCTGCACAAGAT ATAAAGGAGATGATGGAGCAGGCGGGGAACAGTCACCTACTAACCCTCCTGTCATACGCAAACACTGGTCACCTGATCGAACCTCCGTATACGCCACATACTCGAGCCAGCAGGTTCAAACCAGTCGGCTCAAATGA TTGTGGTTCTGTGGGGTGGGGAGACGGTGGCTCATTCTCGTGCTCAGGAAGACGCCTGGAGGAAGACACTGGCCTTTCTGCGGGAGAATttatacagcaggaaaaactctGCCGTTACCTTCACGTCACACCTGTAACAGAGATCTAG
- the LOC115416757 gene encoding peroxisomal succinyl-coenzyme A thioesterase-like isoform X1 yields MLEPAGSNQSAQMRCVRMDKKKHCVKLSVQPSRALMDEKFIVLVQNAPPGFQMTIHSLHHSEDGHSWEAFGHYTADATGTVNVSQDHSVGGTYSGVEPMGLLWSLRPVPGSKPHLRFRKMNVQTPMEVTISVYQGHQTVFVDQVQLASVLVERWYMAPGVRRIPVTESNLTATLFLPPGPGPFPGVLDLWGGGGQLVEYRSALLASHGFASLALDYLTPKITLKTGKMVENDYFETAYKFLQQHPQVSGSRIAMMGLSFGTTMTLKMAVYSEVMKLSCAVCISGSHIQPVNATVEEIFIMFDTKSEKTRISEENEVIWHDVVLPVPTDPGMKADVGRLQCPLLLIVGEDDQNWAAPESAQDIKEMMEQAGNSHLLTLLSYANTGHLIEPPYTPHTRASRFKPVGSNELLVVLWGGETVAHSRAQEDAWRKTLAFLRENLYSRKNSAVTFTSHL; encoded by the exons GTAAGGATGGATAAGAAGAAGCACTGTGTGAAGCTGTCGGTCCAGCCCTCCAGAGCACTAATGGATGAGAAGTTCATTGTCCTGGTGCAAAACGCCCCACCTGGTTTCCAGATGACCATCCACTCCCTCCACCACAGTGAAGATGGACACAGCTGGGAGGCATTTGGTCACTACACTGCAGACGCCACTGGAACAGTAAATG TTTCTCAGGATCACAGTGTGGGTGGGACTTATTCTGGTGTGGAACCAATGGGGTTACTGTGGAGCCTCAGACCAGTTCCAGGCAGCAAACCTCACCTCAG GTTTCGGAAGATGAATGTCCAGACTCCTATGGAGGTCACCATCTCAGTGTACCAGGGTCACCAGACTGTATTCGTGGATCAGGTGCAGCTGGCCAGTGTGCTGGTGGAGCGCTGGTACATGGCACCGGGGGTCCGCAGGATCCCTGTCACAGAGTCAAACCTCACTGCCACCCTCTTCCTGCCCCCAG GACCTGGACCTTTCCCTGGAGTCCTGGACCTTTGGGGGGGTGGAGGTCAGCTGGTGGAGTATCGTTCAGCACTGCTGGCCTCTCATGGTTTTGCCTCCCTAGCCCTCGACTACCTGACGCCTAAAATCACCTTGAAAACCGGGAAGATGGTAGAAAACGACTACTTTGAG ACAGCCTACAAATTCCTGCAGCAGCATCCACAGGTCAGCGGCAGCAGGATCGCCATGATGGGTCTTTCTTTCGGTACCACTATGACCCTGAAGATGGCTGTTTACTCCGAAGTCATGAAG CTCAGCTGTGCGGTGTGTATCAGTGGGAGTCATATCCAACCAGTTAATGCAACAGTTGAAGAGATTTTCATAATGTTTGACAC GAAGTCAGAAAAGACGCGCATCAGTGAAGAGAACGAAGTAATCTGGCACGATGTGGTGCTGCCAGTCCCCACCGATCCTGGAATGAAAGCGGAT GTTGGACGTCTGCAGTGCCCTCTACTGTTGATCGTAGGTGAGGACGATCAGAACTGGGCAGCCCCTGAATCTGCACAAGAT ATAAAGGAGATGATGGAGCAGGCGGGGAACAGTCACCTACTAACCCTCCTGTCATACGCAAACACTGGTCACCTGATCGAACCTCCGTATACGCCACATACTCGAGCCAGCAGGTTCAAACCAGTCGGCTCAAATGAGTTGC TTGTGGTTCTGTGGGGTGGGGAGACGGTGGCTCATTCTCGTGCTCAGGAAGACGCCTGGAGGAAGACACTGGCCTTTCTGCGGGAGAATttatacagcaggaaaaactctGCCGTTACCTTCACGTCACACCTGTAA